A single Nostoc sp. PCC 7107 DNA region contains:
- a CDS encoding LysR family transcriptional regulator, with protein sequence MNQATLHQLKVFEAAARHGSFTRAAEELFLTQPTVSMQIKQLTKSVGLPLFEQVGKRLYLTEAGRELFATCRQIFETIAQFEMKVADLKGLKQGQLRLAVITTAKYFIPRLLGPFCQRYPGIDISLQVTNHEKIIERMTQNLDDLYIMSQVPEHLDVNCEPFLDNPLVVFAPVNHPLAKEKNIPIQELNNQPFIMREPGSGTRRAVQNLLEEHEIKVNVKLELGSNEAIKQAIAGGLGISVLSRHTLLSDASEFSILDVQHFPIKRAWYMVYPAGKQLSIVARTYYEYLLDAAKTFVEQTEIPVYSTVD encoded by the coding sequence TTGAACCAAGCGACGCTACACCAGTTGAAGGTATTTGAGGCGGCGGCTCGGCATGGTAGCTTTACTCGTGCTGCGGAGGAATTGTTTCTTACCCAACCTACAGTTTCCATGCAAATCAAGCAATTAACAAAATCTGTGGGTTTACCATTATTTGAGCAGGTTGGGAAACGCTTGTATTTGACTGAAGCAGGTAGAGAACTTTTTGCTACTTGTCGGCAAATTTTTGAAACTATCGCCCAGTTTGAGATGAAAGTTGCTGATTTAAAAGGCTTAAAACAAGGGCAATTACGTTTAGCAGTTATTACCACAGCCAAGTATTTCATCCCGCGGTTATTAGGTCCGTTTTGCCAGCGTTACCCAGGAATTGATATTTCCTTGCAAGTAACAAATCACGAGAAAATTATTGAGCGGATGACGCAGAATCTGGATGACTTGTATATTATGAGTCAGGTTCCAGAGCATTTAGATGTTAATTGTGAACCGTTTTTAGATAACCCTTTGGTAGTTTTTGCTCCAGTAAATCATCCCCTAGCAAAGGAGAAAAATATCCCCATTCAAGAGTTAAATAATCAGCCTTTTATTATGCGAGAACCAGGTTCAGGAACTCGCCGCGCTGTGCAGAATCTGTTAGAAGAACACGAGATAAAAGTGAACGTTAAGCTGGAATTGGGGAGTAACGAAGCCATTAAGCAAGCGATCGCTGGAGGTTTAGGGATTTCTGTATTATCTCGTCATACTTTGCTCTCAGATGCCTCAGAGTTCAGCATTTTGGATGTGCAGCACTTCCCGATTAAACGAGCTTGGTACATGGTTTATCCGGCAGGTAAACAGTTATCAATTGTAGCTCGTACTTATTATGAGTATTTGCTGGATGCTGCCAAGACTTTTGTGGAGCAGACTGAAATTCCTG
- a CDS encoding BMC domain-containing protein, which yields MDTYNQQSLSTVRTSRRRDRDNFKDTALGLVSTLSFPAIVGTADMMLKSAGVHLVGYEKIGSGHCTAIVRGGIADVRLAVESGVQTAEQFGQLVSSLVIPRPFPNLDVVLPITNRLSKYMEEGSYSRLSNLAIGLVETRGFPAMVGACDAMLKSADVQLAAYEKIGAGLCTAIIRGSVANVAVAVEAGMYEAERIGELNAVMVIPRPLDELEQTLPVASCWIEERQPIKMPVNIKEQVAELEILQLPDLAKLPAKVTEELWNDE from the coding sequence ATGGACACATATAATCAACAGTCCCTTAGCACTGTTCGGACATCGCGTCGCCGAGACAGAGATAACTTCAAGGATACTGCCTTGGGTTTAGTATCTACCCTCAGCTTTCCGGCAATCGTTGGAACTGCTGATATGATGTTGAAATCTGCTGGGGTTCACCTCGTTGGATATGAAAAAATTGGTAGCGGTCACTGTACCGCAATTGTTCGAGGTGGCATCGCTGATGTACGTTTAGCAGTTGAGTCAGGTGTCCAAACTGCTGAACAGTTTGGTCAATTGGTTTCTAGTTTGGTGATTCCTCGCCCTTTTCCTAATCTGGATGTAGTGCTGCCCATTACTAATAGATTAAGTAAATATATGGAAGAAGGCAGTTATAGCCGTTTGAGTAACCTCGCTATTGGACTCGTGGAAACGCGGGGATTTCCAGCGATGGTAGGAGCTTGTGATGCCATGTTGAAATCAGCTGATGTGCAGTTAGCAGCCTATGAAAAAATTGGTGCGGGGTTATGTACAGCCATTATTCGTGGCTCTGTGGCTAATGTCGCAGTAGCAGTGGAAGCTGGAATGTATGAAGCAGAACGGATTGGTGAATTGAATGCTGTAATGGTGATTCCTCGGCCATTAGATGAATTAGAACAAACCTTACCTGTTGCCAGTTGTTGGATAGAAGAACGGCAACCGATTAAGATGCCCGTGAATATTAAGGAGCAAGTCGCTGAGTTAGAGATACTCCAATTGCCTGATTTAGCTAAGTTACCGGCAAAAGTTACAGAAGAATTATGGAATGATGAATGA
- a CDS encoding hexapeptide repeat-containing transferase encodes MSVPPLRLHNNFEPYISGDVTIHPSAVLAPGVILQAATNSKIIIGSGVCIGMGSILQVNEGTLEVEAGANLGAGFLMVGAGKIGTNACIGAATTVFNCSVEPGRVVPPSSVLGDTSRQISLPQTQEPPTNNTVSPNIQEQQPEENNFAGSQEKPISISSTNLSASAFLELTDQSISIPQPSPTPSAQPPPPEKDETAAGSSEISADNSESADIFGTQIYGQGSIHRLLTTLFPHRQSLNNPKSDEPPE; translated from the coding sequence ATGTCTGTGCCGCCACTGCGCCTCCACAATAACTTTGAGCCTTACATTAGTGGCGATGTGACTATTCATCCCAGTGCGGTGTTAGCACCTGGTGTGATACTTCAAGCAGCTACCAACAGTAAAATCATTATTGGCTCTGGTGTCTGTATTGGTATGGGGTCAATTCTCCAAGTCAATGAAGGAACCCTGGAAGTAGAAGCAGGTGCTAACTTGGGGGCTGGTTTTTTGATGGTGGGAGCAGGCAAAATTGGTACTAATGCTTGTATTGGTGCAGCAACAACAGTTTTTAATTGTTCTGTAGAACCAGGAAGAGTAGTACCACCAAGCTCAGTGTTAGGAGATACTAGTCGTCAGATTAGTCTGCCTCAAACACAAGAGCCACCCACGAATAACACTGTTTCTCCTAATATCCAAGAGCAACAACCAGAGGAAAATAATTTTGCGGGAAGTCAGGAAAAACCTATTTCTATTTCCTCAACTAATCTTTCTGCTTCTGCTTTCTTGGAGTTAACCGACCAGTCTATTTCAATTCCCCAACCTTCGCCCACACCCTCTGCTCAACCGCCACCGCCTGAGAAAGATGAAACTGCTGCTGGTTCATCAGAAATTAGTGCGGATAACTCTGAATCTGCGGATATTTTTGGAACTCAAATTTATGGGCAAGGGAGTATTCACAGGCTATTAACGACATTATTTCCCCATAGGCAATCCTTGAACAATCCTAAGTCTGACGAACCACCCGAATAA